The following is a genomic window from Chloroflexota bacterium.
AAGAGCACGCTCCTCCAGCTGCTCGGCGGTCTCGACCGGCCGACGAGCGGCGACGTCATCCTCCAGGGCGAGACGATCAGTCGCCTCCGCGACGAAGATGCCACCCGTCTCCGTCGCGATCGGACCGGCTTCGTCTTTCAGTTCTTCAACCTCATCCCGCTGCTCGACGTGGCCGAGAACGTGGGTCTGCCGTTCACGATCGCCGGCCAGGACCCCCGCAGCGGCGATCTCGCCGTCCGTGTCCGCGACGCCATCGAGCTCGTCGACCTGCAGGGCAAGGAGCACCATCGGCCCGATCAGCTCTCGGCGGGTGAGCAGCAGCGAGTGGCCGTCGCCCGGGCGCTCGTCACGAGGCCGGCCCTCCTCTTCGCCGACGAGCCGACCGGCAACCTCGACTACACGACGGGCTCGGAGATCCTCGATGCAC
Proteins encoded in this region:
- a CDS encoding ABC transporter ATP-binding protein, whose protein sequence is MPPILEARDLTKAYRLGETTVEALRGVSLAVDEGEFVALMGPSGSGKSTLLQLLGGLDRPTSGDVILQGETISRLRDEDATRLRRDRTGFVFQFFNLIPLLDVAENVGLPFTIAGQDPRSGDLAVRVRDAIELVDLQGKEHHRPDQLSAGEQQRVAVARALVTRPALLFADEPTGNLDYTTGSEILDALWRSCTERRQTIVLVTHDSKAAAYADRVCVVRDGRILEEIRLGRRATHDATPLIARLAQLGL